The sequence CTAACAAAACCACGCTGGATACATTTAAAAAGACTGATGCCGGCAAGGCACTGAATAAGTATAAAAACATGGATGAGTTTATAAAGAAGATGGCTGGATAGTATGCTGAAATTTACTACTACTAATCGGTTTGAAAAAGATTATACAAAAATGGAGAAGCGGGGCAAGGACATTGACAAGTTAAATGCTATCATGCAAAAACTTATCAACGAAGACCCGTTAGAACCCAAATACAGAAACCATGCTCTAAAAGGAAACTTTAAAGACCGCAGAGAATGCCATATAGAACCAGACTGGCTGCTAATTTATAAAATCAATGCGCAAGAGAACATGATTATCTTTGAAAGGACAGGCAGCCATGCGGATATTTTTGAGTAGTTGGCTACGACAGGATTGATTTGCAGATAGCGGCGTGACAAAGACATAAAAACCTGTATAGGGGTGTGTAGAAAATTGTTTTATTGTTTACCTGCCATATGGATTTGAGTAGGGGTTTGAATATGGGTTGTTGTAAAGATTTTCATAATCGCCTGAACTGATTTATCCTCAAGAGGCCATTTTTCAAAAACTGACTGATGATAAATATTTAACAATGCTATCTACTCTCAGCAATTCTATCTATTCTGATTGATTATATCACAATTTTAGCACAGTGTTTAATTGCCATTTTTATGGCTTGAGGTGATAAAAAGGAGGGAATGAAAACAAAAAATCAGGCACCGTTAATTACGGATTTATCACTCGGCGCATGATGTCGTTCTCTTTGACCCTGTTTTCTACCGGGATCAAAACTATCTCTTCGTTTTTACCCACCTCTATAGCCTTTACTTCAGAATCAAAGAGATTTTTCAGGATATAGTTTTCTCCCTTAGAATCTTTAGAAACAAAGGTCAAGGTGTCCCCAATTTTTATTTTACTCCGTAAGGCAACATACGCCATATTATCCTTCACTGACAGAACGACCCCGGCAAATTCATGAGTGCTTTTATAGACCTCTTCATCATGAGCGTAGCCTTTATCGGAAGGTTTACCCAAAAGCATACCTGTAGAATAACCCCGGTCGGAAAACATCAAGAGTTCCTCTTGCCAGTGATCCTGCATCCGATACGGCCCCTCGCTTAAACTATCAATGGCCTCCCG is a genomic window of Deltaproteobacteria bacterium containing:
- a CDS encoding type II toxin-antitoxin system YafQ family toxin, which encodes MLKFTTTNRFEKDYTKMEKRGKDIDKLNAIMQKLINEDPLEPKYRNHALKGNFKDRRECHIEPDWLLIYKINAQENMIIFERTGSHADIFE